The Mus caroli chromosome 1, CAROLI_EIJ_v1.1, whole genome shotgun sequence genome has a window encoding:
- the Ccdc115 gene encoding coiled-coil domain-containing protein 115: MAVQALREELDSKCLQLLSDLEELEAKRAALNARVEEGWLSLAKARYAMGAKSVGPLQYASRMEPQVCVRASEAQDGPQTFRVIKADAQTPEEVGPSEASLRRRKGPTKTKEVGSAVVPQDPLNWFGILVPHSLRQAQASFRDGLQLAADIASLQTRINWGQSQLRGLQKKLKELDPGPA; encoded by the exons ATGGCGGTCCAGGCTCTGCGAGAGGAGTTGGACTCCAAGTGCCTACAGCTGCTCAGTGACCTGGAGGAACTGGAGGCGAAGCGGGCGGCGCTGAACGCCAGGGTGGAGGAG gGTTGGCTCTCACTTGCCAAGGCTCGCTATGCCATGGGAGCCAAGTCGGTAGGACCCCTGCAGTATGCCTCGCGTATGGAGCCTCAGGTCTGCGTGCGTGCCAg cgaGGCCCAGGATGGACCCCAGACCTTCAGGGTGATCAAAGCTGACGCCCAGACCCCCGAGGAAGTGGGGCCTAGCGAAGCAT CTCTGCGCAGGCGCAAGGGCCCCACCAAGACCAAAGAGGTAGGATCTGCTGTAGTTCCTCAAGATCCCTTGAACTGGTTTGGAATTTTGGTTCCTCACAGTCTGCGGCAGGCCCAAGCCAGCTTCCGGGATG GCCTACAGCTGGCTGCAGATATAGCCAGTCTCCAGACTCGCATCAACTGGGGTCAGAGTCAGCTCCGAGGCCTCCAGAAAAAACTGAAGGAGTTGGACCCTGGGCCTGCCTGA